In one window of Pseudomonas chlororaphis subsp. chlororaphis DNA:
- a CDS encoding GlxA family transcriptional regulator: protein MGMESAVAELGVLIYPGAQMAAVHGLTDLFEVANRIAAEQRSTQLPLLRISHWQAQADQAPVRVYDSHPGADGPLLAVLIPPSVAGFSQAQAPQALIQWLRQQHANGATLGGVCVGSILLAESGLLDGRSATTHWTSAKRFAERYPNIRLNADKPIVDDGDLITTAGLMAWSELGLRLVDRLLGPSIASGTARFLVIEHSDSASQCGSNFAPILGHGDAAILKVQHWLQANGAVDVSLAVMAQQAGLEERTFLRRFRAATGLKPTEYCQHLRVGKAREMLEFTNGTIDHIAWTVGYQDPGAFRATFKKITGLAPSEYRARFGVTPPAPLARG from the coding sequence ATGGGTATGGAAAGCGCAGTTGCCGAACTGGGCGTGCTGATCTATCCCGGCGCACAGATGGCCGCGGTGCATGGCTTGACCGACCTGTTCGAGGTCGCCAACCGCATTGCCGCCGAACAGCGCAGCACACAGTTGCCGCTGCTGCGCATCAGCCACTGGCAGGCCCAGGCCGACCAGGCGCCCGTACGGGTGTACGACAGTCACCCGGGTGCTGACGGTCCATTGCTGGCGGTGCTGATCCCGCCCTCGGTGGCCGGTTTTTCCCAGGCGCAGGCACCGCAGGCACTGATCCAATGGCTGCGCCAGCAGCATGCCAATGGCGCGACCCTGGGCGGGGTCTGTGTCGGTTCGATCCTGCTGGCCGAAAGCGGCCTGCTCGACGGCCGCAGCGCCACCACTCACTGGACCTCGGCGAAGCGGTTCGCCGAGCGCTACCCGAACATCCGCCTGAACGCCGACAAGCCGATCGTCGACGACGGCGACCTGATCACCACCGCCGGTCTGATGGCCTGGTCCGAGCTGGGGCTGCGCCTGGTCGACCGCCTGCTGGGCCCGAGCATCGCCAGCGGCACCGCGCGTTTCCTGGTGATCGAACACAGCGACAGCGCCAGCCAGTGCGGTAGTAACTTCGCGCCGATCCTCGGCCATGGCGACGCGGCGATCCTCAAGGTGCAGCACTGGCTGCAGGCCAATGGCGCGGTGGACGTTTCCCTCGCCGTCATGGCGCAGCAGGCCGGGCTGGAGGAGCGCACCTTCCTGCGGCGCTTCCGGGCCGCCACCGGGCTCAAGCCCACTGAATATTGCCAACACTTGCGGGTAGGCAAGGCACGGGAAATGCTCGAGTTCACCAACGGCACCATCGACCATATCGCCTGGACGGTCGGTTACCAGGACCCGGGGGCGTTCCGCGCCACCTTCAAGAAGATCACCGGGCTGGCGCCCAGTGAGTATCGCGCGCGTTTCGGCGTGACACCGCCGGCACCGCTGGCGCGGGGCTGA
- the clsB gene encoding cardiolipin synthase ClsB encodes MNDMPLEKTTVDHPPDAGLAHEPLRMDLEYGWHSNNRVVLLENGEAYFPRVFEVLRQAQNEILLETFILFEDKVGHELHRILIEAAQRGVRVIVSLDGFGCGELSTEFLAAMSNAGVRLQIFDPAQPIFGVRTNWFRRLHRKIVVVDGAIAFVGGINFSADHLADFGPQAKQDYSVEIQGPAVVDIHHFALLQGDRPARARYWWQRRRQRRAELALTDHDGQVRLVYRDNRQHRSDIEEVYRQVLRGARQRVVIANAYFFPGYRLLREIRNAARRGVEVRLILQGEPDMLVARLAARMLYDYLLKDGVTIYEYCERPLHGKVALVDDDWSTVGSSNLDPLSLSLNLEANVLIRDRAFNRDLFERLDRLSRDHCQAMPAKGSGRGRLWRLTVGFLVFHILRHFPAWAGWLPAHKPQLKPFGQAVTPRESPHEPH; translated from the coding sequence ATGAACGACATGCCCCTGGAAAAAACCACGGTGGACCACCCGCCTGACGCGGGGCTGGCCCACGAGCCGCTACGGATGGACCTCGAGTACGGTTGGCACAGCAACAACCGGGTGGTGCTGCTGGAGAATGGCGAGGCGTATTTTCCCCGGGTATTCGAAGTGCTGCGCCAGGCGCAGAACGAGATCCTGCTGGAGACCTTCATCCTCTTCGAGGACAAGGTCGGCCACGAGCTGCACCGTATCCTGATCGAGGCCGCACAGCGTGGCGTGCGTGTCATCGTCAGCCTGGACGGCTTCGGTTGCGGCGAATTGAGCACCGAGTTCCTTGCCGCCATGAGCAACGCCGGGGTGCGCTTGCAGATATTCGACCCGGCGCAGCCGATTTTCGGGGTGCGCACCAACTGGTTCCGCCGCCTGCATCGCAAGATCGTGGTGGTCGACGGCGCCATCGCCTTTGTCGGCGGGATCAACTTCTCCGCCGATCACCTGGCCGATTTCGGCCCCCAGGCCAAACAGGATTACTCGGTAGAGATCCAGGGGCCGGCGGTGGTGGATATCCACCATTTCGCTCTGCTGCAAGGCGACCGCCCGGCCCGCGCCCGCTACTGGTGGCAACGCCGCCGGCAGCGCCGCGCGGAGCTGGCCCTGACCGACCATGACGGCCAGGTGCGCCTGGTCTACCGCGACAACCGCCAGCACCGCAGCGATATCGAAGAGGTCTACCGCCAGGTATTGCGCGGGGCCCGCCAGCGGGTGGTGATCGCCAATGCCTACTTCTTCCCCGGCTATCGGCTGCTGCGCGAGATCCGCAACGCCGCGCGCCGTGGCGTCGAGGTGCGGCTGATCCTGCAGGGCGAGCCGGACATGCTGGTGGCCAGGCTGGCGGCGCGCATGCTCTACGACTACCTGCTCAAGGACGGCGTGACCATCTACGAATATTGCGAACGGCCACTGCACGGCAAGGTGGCGCTGGTGGACGACGACTGGAGCACCGTGGGCTCGAGCAATCTCGACCCGCTGAGCCTGTCGCTGAACCTGGAAGCCAATGTGCTGATCCGCGACCGGGCGTTCAATCGCGACCTGTTCGAGCGCCTCGACCGGCTCAGTCGCGACCACTGCCAGGCCATGCCGGCCAAGGGCTCCGGGCGTGGCCGCTTGTGGCGCCTGACCGTGGGTTTCCTGGTGTTTCACATCCTGCGTCACTTCCCGGCCTGGGCCGGCTGGCTGCCCGCCCACAAGCCGCAATTGAAGCCCTTCGGCCAGGCCGTCACCCCTCGGGAGTCGCCCCATGAGCCACACTGA
- a CDS encoding MFS transporter → MPIALLALTLSAFAIGTTEFVIVGLLPTIGADLGVSLPSAGLLVSLYALGVAVGAPVLTALTGKVPRKLLLLSLMVLFTLGNLLAWQAPSYESLVLARIVTGLAHGVFFSIGSTIATSLVPKEKAASAIAIMFTGLTVALVTGVPLGTFIGQHFGWRETFLAVSALGVIAFIGSLIYVPKNIAHSKPASLLQQLQVLKQPRLLLVYAMTAVGYGGSFIAFTFLAPILQDISGFSASTVSLVLLVYGISVAVGNIWGGKLADKRGPISALKIIFALLAGVLFLLTFTAGNPWLALATVLVWGAVAFGNVPGLQVYVVRQAEHHTPQAVDVASGLNIAAFNLGIAGGAWGGGLIVAHLGLIHTAWIGGLVVLGALALTAWSGRLDRLGPVYAEPAEGSSRVVVGH, encoded by the coding sequence ATGCCCATTGCCTTGCTCGCGCTGACCCTCAGCGCCTTCGCCATCGGGACGACTGAGTTCGTCATCGTTGGCCTGTTACCCACCATCGGCGCCGACCTCGGCGTCAGCCTGCCGTCCGCCGGGCTGCTGGTCAGCCTGTACGCCCTGGGTGTCGCCGTCGGCGCGCCGGTGCTCACCGCGCTGACCGGCAAGGTCCCGCGCAAACTGTTGCTGCTGTCGCTGATGGTGCTGTTCACCCTCGGCAACCTGCTGGCCTGGCAAGCGCCCAGCTATGAATCCCTGGTCCTGGCACGCATCGTCACCGGCCTGGCCCATGGCGTGTTCTTCTCCATCGGCTCGACCATCGCCACCAGCCTGGTGCCCAAGGAAAAAGCCGCCAGCGCGATTGCCATCATGTTCACCGGCCTGACGGTGGCCCTGGTCACCGGCGTGCCGCTGGGGACCTTTATCGGCCAGCATTTCGGCTGGCGCGAAACCTTCCTCGCGGTATCCGCCCTGGGTGTGATCGCCTTTATCGGCAGCCTGATCTACGTGCCGAAAAACATCGCCCACAGCAAACCGGCGTCCTTGCTGCAACAACTGCAAGTGCTGAAACAACCACGCCTGCTGCTGGTGTACGCCATGACCGCGGTGGGCTACGGCGGCTCGTTCATCGCCTTCACCTTCCTCGCGCCGATTCTCCAGGACATTTCCGGCTTCAGCGCCAGCACCGTCAGCCTGGTGCTGCTGGTCTACGGGATCTCGGTCGCCGTGGGCAACATCTGGGGCGGCAAGCTGGCGGACAAGCGCGGCCCGATCAGCGCCTTGAAGATCATCTTCGCCCTGCTGGCCGGCGTGCTGTTCCTGCTCACCTTCACCGCCGGCAACCCGTGGCTGGCACTGGCCACCGTACTGGTGTGGGGCGCCGTGGCCTTCGGCAACGTACCGGGCCTGCAGGTCTACGTGGTGCGCCAGGCCGAACACCACACCCCGCAAGCGGTAGACGTGGCCTCGGGCCTGAACATCGCCGCCTTCAACCTCGGCATCGCCGGCGGCGCCTGGGGTGGCGGCCTGATCGTCGCCCACCTGGGGCTGATCCACACCGCCTGGATCGGTGGCCTGGTGGTATTGGGCGCCCTGGCCCTGACCGCCTGGAGCGGCCGCCTGGATCGCCTCGGCCCGGTATACGCCGAGCCGGCCGAGGGGTCGAGCCGGGTGGTGGTCGGGCACTGA
- a CDS encoding cysteine hydrolase family protein, with translation MAKQALIVIDIQNDYFPNGKWPLVGAEAAADNAARLIQAFRDSDQQVVHIRHEFTSDGAPFFTPGSSGAQLHPKVSNRADEPVVLKHFVNSFRETELKAILDQHGIEQLVVVGSMSHMCVEGTARAAADLGYPVKVIHDACATLDLEFNGQRVAAAQVQSAVMSALAFAYASVLSTEEFLAAERVTPA, from the coding sequence ATGGCCAAGCAAGCGCTCATCGTAATCGATATCCAGAACGACTACTTCCCCAACGGCAAGTGGCCCCTGGTTGGCGCCGAAGCCGCCGCCGACAACGCCGCGCGGCTGATCCAGGCCTTCCGCGACAGCGACCAGCAGGTGGTGCACATCCGCCACGAATTCACCTCCGACGGCGCACCGTTCTTCACCCCCGGCTCCAGCGGCGCGCAACTGCATCCGAAGGTCAGCAACCGCGCCGACGAGCCGGTGGTGCTCAAGCACTTCGTCAACTCGTTCCGCGAAACCGAGCTCAAGGCCATTCTTGACCAGCACGGCATCGAACAACTGGTGGTGGTCGGCAGCATGAGCCACATGTGTGTGGAAGGTACCGCCAGGGCCGCCGCCGACCTGGGCTACCCGGTGAAAGTGATCCATGACGCCTGCGCCACCCTCGACCTGGAGTTCAATGGCCAGCGAGTCGCCGCGGCACAGGTTCAGAGCGCGGTGATGTCAGCCCTGGCGTTCGCCTATGCCAGCGTCTTGTCCACCGAAGAGTTCCTTGCCGCCGAACGCGTCACTCCGGCCTGA
- a CDS encoding lysylphosphatidylglycerol synthase domain-containing protein — translation MSHTDAHGSTPAASHSRSRWQRLKKPLTIAFFLLLIVLFTLLARRIDWSEVLGTLADFKVRTLVIAAGLTLASFLVYACFDLIGRTYIRQNLGWRQILPVGFISYAFNLNLSAWVGGIAMRYRLYSRLGVSTGNIAKILGLSLATNWFGYMALAGTVFASGLMKLPPGWQLSNDALQGVGVLLLVLGVGYLAACRFSRRREWSIHGVEINLPSLHMALLQLALGALNWSLMAAVIFTLLPSKLDYPVVLGVLLISSIAGVITHIPAGLGVLEAVFIALLQHEVSRGSLLAGLIAYRAIYFILPLLIALLMYLVVEARAKALRVEKNPRKGS, via the coding sequence ATGAGCCACACTGACGCCCATGGCTCGACGCCCGCCGCGTCGCACTCCCGATCACGCTGGCAACGCCTGAAGAAACCGCTGACCATCGCTTTCTTCCTGCTGTTGATCGTGCTGTTCACCCTGCTGGCCCGGCGCATCGACTGGAGCGAAGTGCTCGGCACCCTGGCCGACTTCAAGGTGCGCACCCTGGTCATCGCCGCGGGCCTGACCCTGGCCAGTTTCCTGGTCTACGCCTGCTTCGACCTGATCGGGCGCACCTACATCCGGCAGAACCTCGGCTGGCGGCAGATCCTGCCGGTGGGGTTCATCAGCTACGCCTTCAACCTCAACCTCAGCGCCTGGGTCGGCGGGATCGCCATGCGCTACCGGCTGTATTCCAGGCTCGGGGTGAGCACCGGCAATATCGCCAAGATCCTCGGCCTGAGCCTGGCCACCAACTGGTTCGGCTACATGGCCCTGGCCGGCACGGTATTCGCCAGTGGCCTGATGAAGTTGCCGCCCGGCTGGCAACTCAGCAACGACGCGTTGCAGGGCGTGGGCGTCCTGCTGCTGGTGCTGGGCGTGGGTTACCTGGCGGCCTGTCGGTTTTCCCGACGGCGCGAGTGGTCGATACACGGGGTCGAGATCAACTTGCCCTCGTTGCACATGGCCCTGCTGCAACTGGCCCTGGGCGCACTCAACTGGTCGCTGATGGCAGCGGTGATCTTTACCCTGCTGCCCAGCAAGCTCGATTACCCGGTGGTGCTCGGGGTGCTGCTGATCAGCAGCATCGCCGGGGTCATCACCCATATTCCGGCGGGGCTCGGGGTGTTGGAGGCAGTGTTTATCGCCCTGCTGCAACATGAGGTGTCCCGCGGCAGCCTGCTGGCCGGGTTGATCGCCTACCGGGCGATCTACTTCATCCTGCCGCTGCTGATCGCGCTGCTGATGTACCTGGTGGTGGAGGCCAGGGCCAAGGCGTTGCGCGTGGAGAAAAATCCGCGCAAAGGCAGCTGA
- a CDS encoding endonuclease/exonuclease/phosphatase family protein yields the protein MSHDESANNPIPPAIGLAATRRFTVLTVNTHKGFTALNRRFILPELREAVRSVAADVVFLQEVHGAHDQHPQRYNNWPSMPQYEFLADSIWPQFAYGRNAVYPAGDHGNALLSKFQIIRYDNLDISLSGHESRGLLHCVLRLPGDALEVHAICVHLGLRESHRQQQLDLLLQLIAELPADAPLIVAGDFNDWRLRAGAQLAPSGLREAFVSQHGKPARSFPARLPLLRLDRIYVRHLKIHRPQVLASHPWSHLSDHAPLSVEVEL from the coding sequence ATGAGCCATGACGAGTCGGCCAACAACCCGATACCGCCCGCGATCGGGCTCGCCGCCACGCGCCGCTTCACGGTGCTGACGGTGAATACCCACAAGGGTTTCACCGCCCTGAACCGGCGCTTCATCCTGCCCGAGCTGCGCGAGGCGGTGCGCAGCGTGGCCGCCGACGTGGTGTTCCTGCAGGAGGTGCACGGCGCCCACGACCAGCACCCGCAGCGCTACAACAATTGGCCGAGCATGCCGCAATACGAATTCCTCGCCGACAGCATCTGGCCGCAGTTCGCCTATGGACGCAACGCCGTGTACCCGGCCGGCGACCACGGCAATGCGTTGCTCTCGAAATTCCAGATCATTCGCTACGACAACCTCGACATCTCCCTGTCCGGGCACGAGAGCCGCGGCCTGCTGCATTGCGTGCTGCGCCTGCCCGGCGATGCCCTGGAAGTGCACGCCATTTGCGTGCACCTGGGATTGCGCGAAAGCCATCGCCAGCAACAGCTGGATCTGCTGCTGCAACTGATCGCCGAGCTTCCCGCCGACGCGCCCTTGATCGTCGCCGGCGACTTCAACGACTGGCGGCTGCGCGCCGGTGCACAGCTTGCGCCCAGTGGCTTGCGGGAGGCCTTTGTCAGCCAGCACGGCAAACCGGCGCGCAGCTTCCCCGCGCGCCTGCCGCTGCTGCGGCTGGACCGGATCTACGTGCGTCACCTGAAAATCCACCGCCCCCAGGTCCTGGCCTCCCATCCCTGGTCCCATCTCTCCGATCATGCACCGCTGTCGGTCGAGGTCGAGTTATGA
- a CDS encoding 3-dehydroquinate synthase, with amino-acid sequence MKRSSLPRAFSLKGATENYWLSLFLFSTLVVASFLLFEQQIQQLLNHLGSLLPTDPTQRLGLALLLVALLTLDVLLPVPSSLVALLAVAALGAIGGYLVIFIGLCLGACLGYWLGSGYFRLLSNWLGLRSWQPGQLAYRLSTLSLVCLRGVPVLAETSVLAAGMQRYPLRQFLLVTTLANAGLALAYSAIGSLLVEQNAMLATILASMVLPGLFLGGRSLLKSRVAQPQGDRARSLEGRFEVSYHYPVLFTDHIFQADNACLHQQLTRQHPGRTTVLVFVDEQLLQCSAQLPQQISDYFSAHTADLHLQAAPIAVPAGELSKTPEVLQQLYAHMLQHGLDRHCYVLALGGGAVLDAVGYACATFHRGMRLVRIPTTVLAQNDAGIGVKNGINAFAQKNLLGAFYPATAVINDFQLLLSLSHRDQIAGLAEAVKVAVIKDHAFFQWMEQQVEALASFEHSASRYAIRRCAELHLGHINGAGDPFERGNGRPLDYGHWAAHKLENLSRHRLRHGEAVAVGMALDALYANAIGLLSDGETQRLLHVLDKLGFNLCPAELRLKDAQGGSLVLQGLEEFRQHLGGQLSIPMLNRLGQSIDVHHIELPVMEQALLRLASLGRADFAWSEGCAQ; translated from the coding sequence ATGAAGCGCAGCTCGTTGCCTCGTGCCTTCTCGCTGAAGGGTGCGACTGAGAATTACTGGCTCTCGTTATTCCTGTTCTCGACCCTGGTGGTCGCCAGCTTCCTGCTGTTCGAACAGCAGATCCAACAGCTGCTGAATCATCTGGGCAGCTTGCTACCCACCGACCCCACGCAACGTTTAGGCCTGGCCCTGCTGCTGGTAGCCCTGCTGACGCTGGATGTGCTGCTGCCAGTACCTTCAAGCCTGGTGGCGCTGCTGGCCGTGGCAGCCCTGGGTGCCATCGGCGGCTACCTGGTGATCTTTATCGGCCTGTGCCTGGGAGCCTGCCTGGGCTACTGGCTGGGGTCAGGCTACTTTCGCCTGCTCTCCAACTGGCTCGGTCTCAGAAGCTGGCAACCCGGGCAACTGGCCTATCGCCTCAGTACCTTGTCGCTGGTCTGCCTGCGTGGTGTGCCAGTGCTGGCCGAGACCTCGGTGCTGGCCGCCGGCATGCAGCGCTACCCGCTGCGCCAGTTCCTGCTGGTCACCACCCTGGCCAACGCCGGACTGGCCCTGGCCTACAGCGCCATCGGCAGTCTGCTGGTAGAGCAGAATGCCATGCTGGCGACCATTCTCGCCAGCATGGTCCTGCCGGGTCTGTTCCTGGGCGGCCGCAGCCTGCTCAAGTCACGCGTCGCGCAGCCGCAGGGTGATCGAGCGCGCTCCCTGGAGGGTCGCTTCGAGGTGAGCTACCACTATCCGGTACTGTTCACCGACCACATCTTCCAGGCGGACAATGCCTGCCTGCACCAGCAACTCACCCGGCAGCATCCGGGGCGGACCACCGTGCTGGTGTTTGTCGACGAGCAACTGCTGCAGTGCTCCGCGCAATTGCCACAGCAGATCAGCGATTACTTCAGCGCCCACACCGCCGACCTGCATCTGCAGGCCGCGCCGATCGCGGTGCCGGCGGGGGAACTGAGCAAAACCCCGGAAGTGCTCCAGCAGTTGTATGCGCACATGCTGCAGCACGGCCTGGACCGGCACTGCTATGTGCTGGCCCTGGGCGGCGGAGCGGTACTGGACGCCGTGGGCTACGCCTGTGCCACCTTCCACCGGGGCATGCGCCTGGTCCGCATCCCGACCACGGTGCTGGCCCAGAACGACGCGGGCATCGGGGTGAAAAACGGCATCAACGCCTTCGCCCAGAAGAACCTGCTGGGGGCGTTCTACCCCGCCACGGCAGTGATCAACGACTTCCAACTGCTGCTCAGCCTGTCGCACCGGGACCAGATCGCCGGCCTCGCCGAGGCGGTGAAAGTCGCGGTGATCAAGGATCATGCGTTCTTCCAGTGGATGGAGCAGCAGGTCGAGGCCCTGGCCAGCTTCGAGCACAGCGCCAGCCGTTATGCCATCCGCCGCTGCGCCGAGTTGCACCTGGGCCATATCAATGGTGCCGGCGACCCCTTTGAACGGGGCAACGGCCGGCCTCTGGATTACGGCCACTGGGCCGCCCACAAGCTGGAAAACCTCAGTCGGCACCGCTTGCGCCATGGTGAGGCGGTGGCCGTGGGCATGGCTCTGGATGCGCTCTACGCCAACGCCATCGGCCTGCTGTCCGATGGGGAAACCCAGCGCCTGCTGCACGTGCTCGACAAGCTCGGCTTCAACCTGTGCCCCGCGGAACTGCGCCTGAAAGACGCCCAGGGTGGCTCTCTGGTGCTGCAAGGTCTGGAAGAGTTCCGCCAGCACCTGGGGGGGCAGTTGTCGATCCCGATGCTCAACCGCCTGGGCCAGTCCATCGATGTGCACCACATCGAACTGCCAGTGATGGAACAAGCCCTGTTGCGCCTGGCCAGCCTCGGCAGAGCGGACTTCGCCTGGAGCGAGGGCTGCGCGCAATGA
- a CDS encoding DUF3182 family protein, which translates to MTPTQRKKLVVAHSVHPGASQHVVETNRALARWLAQILGLQFAGDYDPLVHGQSELYLLPTQTIVGPAAARQLRLKGPDDLWGGYVEHDFICTKAITHGLLNRNAVAPPGWAPLFSQRVRNVVLDGLSVFSLNDARPAASHLLYSGPIRMKPIHACAGRGQQVIESLERFDEMLAQPDVARQFNQGVVLEQDLQQVATYSVGQSFIAGHVLSYCGQQYLTEDSDSEQVYGGSELLVVQGGYPELLALQLPQQVRLAVQQARVFDAAADEAYPRFFASRRNYDIAQGLDAEGRQRSGVLEQSWRMGGASSAEVAALQAFIDHPDMRAIRVSAVETYVDRPLPADAIEVYRGPAEHSDFLLKYVTVQSYDG; encoded by the coding sequence ATGACCCCGACGCAACGCAAGAAGCTAGTGGTCGCCCACTCGGTCCATCCGGGGGCCTCGCAGCATGTCGTGGAGACCAATCGCGCGCTGGCCCGCTGGCTGGCGCAGATCCTCGGGTTGCAGTTCGCCGGTGACTACGACCCGCTCGTGCATGGGCAGAGCGAGCTGTACCTGTTGCCGACGCAGACCATCGTCGGCCCCGCCGCGGCCCGGCAATTGCGGCTCAAGGGGCCGGACGACCTGTGGGGCGGGTATGTCGAGCATGACTTTATCTGCACCAAGGCCATTACCCATGGTCTGTTGAACAGGAACGCCGTGGCCCCGCCGGGCTGGGCGCCGCTGTTCTCCCAGCGGGTGCGCAATGTGGTGCTGGACGGCCTGAGCGTGTTTTCCCTGAATGACGCCCGGCCAGCGGCCAGTCATTTGCTTTACAGCGGGCCGATCCGCATGAAACCGATCCATGCCTGCGCCGGTCGCGGCCAGCAGGTGATCGAGAGCCTGGAGCGCTTCGACGAGATGCTGGCGCAACCGGACGTCGCCCGGCAGTTCAATCAAGGCGTGGTCCTGGAGCAGGATCTGCAACAGGTGGCCACCTACAGCGTCGGCCAATCCTTTATCGCCGGCCACGTCCTCAGTTACTGCGGCCAGCAGTACCTGACCGAAGACTCCGACAGCGAGCAGGTCTACGGCGGTTCCGAGCTGTTGGTGGTGCAGGGTGGCTACCCTGAGTTGCTGGCGTTGCAACTGCCGCAGCAAGTGCGCCTGGCGGTGCAGCAGGCGCGGGTTTTCGACGCCGCCGCCGATGAGGCCTATCCACGATTTTTCGCCTCCCGGCGCAACTACGACATCGCCCAGGGCCTGGACGCCGAAGGCCGGCAGCGCAGCGGCGTACTCGAACAATCGTGGCGCATGGGCGGTGCCAGCAGCGCCGAAGTGGCGGCTTTGCAGGCCTTTATCGATCATCCGGACATGCGCGCGATTCGTGTGTCCGCGGTGGAAACCTATGTCGACCGGCCCTTGCCGGCCGATGCCATCGAGGTCTATCGCGGGCCCGCGGAACACAGTGACTTTCTTCTCAAATATGTAACGGTCCAATCCTATGACGGCTAG
- a CDS encoding DUF72 domain-containing protein, with translation MAAIHIGISGWRYKPWRGDFYPEGLTQRRELQFASRAVNSIEINGSFYALQTPERYANWYADTPKNFVFSVKAPRYITHILRLRDVHKPIANFFASGVLELKNKLGPILWQFPPSFRFDAELFGAFLQQLPADTEQAAALARQHEPRLNGHASTKAYGKKAMRHAVEIRHTSFAVPEFTHLLRQHGVALVVADTASKWPYCEDLTGDFVYLRLHGDKALYASGYTSQALKRWGDRIEAWHSGKQPADARLIDARHPPWARKSREVFCYFDNDLKVRAPFDARRLLQRFGLDKTLSTTPGEPAAPGVLP, from the coding sequence ATGGCGGCGATTCATATCGGTATTTCCGGCTGGCGCTACAAGCCCTGGCGTGGAGATTTCTACCCCGAGGGGCTGACGCAGAGGCGCGAGCTGCAATTCGCTTCGCGCGCAGTCAACAGCATCGAAATCAACGGTTCGTTCTACGCGCTGCAGACCCCCGAGCGTTATGCCAACTGGTATGCCGATACGCCCAAGAACTTCGTGTTCAGCGTCAAGGCGCCACGCTACATCACCCATATCCTGCGGCTGCGGGATGTGCACAAGCCGATCGCCAACTTCTTCGCCTCGGGCGTGCTGGAGCTCAAGAACAAGCTCGGGCCGATCCTGTGGCAGTTTCCCCCAAGCTTTCGGTTCGACGCCGAGCTGTTCGGCGCCTTTCTTCAGCAATTGCCCGCCGATACCGAACAGGCCGCCGCCCTCGCCCGCCAGCACGAACCACGCCTCAACGGCCACGCCAGCACCAAGGCCTACGGCAAAAAAGCCATGCGCCATGCCGTGGAAATTCGCCACACAAGCTTTGCCGTGCCCGAATTCACCCATCTGCTGCGCCAGCACGGCGTGGCACTGGTGGTGGCCGACACCGCCAGCAAGTGGCCCTATTGCGAGGACCTGACCGGCGATTTCGTCTACCTGCGGCTGCACGGCGACAAGGCGCTGTACGCCAGCGGCTATACGTCCCAGGCCCTGAAGCGCTGGGGCGACCGGATCGAGGCCTGGCACAGCGGCAAGCAGCCTGCCGATGCCCGGCTGATCGACGCCCGGCACCCACCCTGGGCGCGCAAGAGCCGGGAGGTGTTCTGTTATTTCGACAATGACCTCAAGGTCCGCGCGCCCTTCGACGCCCGTCGGTTGCTGCAGCGCTTCGGGCTCGACAAGACACTGTCGACAACGCCCGGCGAGCCTGCCGCGCCCGGGGTGCTGCCATGA
- a CDS encoding alpha/beta hydrolase family protein, with the protein MTARSESIQIDIDDEQMRGTFLSPKSKVPGVLFVHGWGGSQERDLERARGIAGLGCVCLTFDLRGHAGSGIPLNRVTREDNLRDLLAAYDRLLAHPALDTSAIAVVGTSYGGYLASILTSLRPVRWLALRVPALYRDEAWNSPKRDLDKADLLDYRSSLVRADSNRALHACSTFTGDVLLVESENDEYVPHATFMSYRAACQQTHSMTHRIIDGADHALSDPVSQQAYTSILVDWITEMVVGERLSIIQSR; encoded by the coding sequence ATGACGGCTAGAAGCGAAAGCATTCAAATCGACATCGATGACGAGCAGATGCGCGGGACTTTCCTCAGCCCCAAGTCGAAAGTCCCCGGCGTACTGTTTGTCCACGGCTGGGGTGGGAGCCAGGAGCGCGACCTGGAGCGTGCCCGCGGCATCGCCGGGCTGGGTTGCGTGTGCCTGACCTTCGACCTGCGGGGCCATGCCGGCAGCGGCATCCCGCTGAACCGGGTGACCCGCGAAGACAACCTGCGCGACCTGTTGGCGGCCTATGACCGCCTGCTGGCCCATCCGGCCCTCGACACCTCGGCGATTGCGGTGGTGGGCACCAGTTACGGTGGCTACCTGGCGAGCATCCTGACCTCGCTGCGACCGGTGCGCTGGCTGGCATTGCGGGTGCCGGCGCTGTATCGCGACGAAGCCTGGAACAGCCCCAAGCGCGACCTGGACAAAGCCGACCTGCTGGATTACCGCAGCAGCCTGGTGCGTGCCGACAGCAACCGGGCGCTGCATGCCTGTTCGACGTTCACCGGGGATGTGCTGCTGGTGGAATCGGAAAACGACGAGTATGTGCCCCACGCCACGTTCATGAGCTACCGCGCGGCCTGCCAGCAGACCCATTCCATGACCCACCGGATCATCGACGGCGCCGACCATGCCCTGAGCGATCCCGTGTCGCAGCAGGCCTACACCTCGATCCTGGTGGACTGGATCACGGAAATGGTGGTGGGAGAACGCTTGAGCATCATTCAGTCGCGATAG